A single region of the Streptomyces sp. NBC_01262 genome encodes:
- a CDS encoding HAD family hydrolase, whose product MSEPIELIVFDCDGVLVDTERIAVRALLTMGPELGWPLTEAEILTRFIGRNAQAMTDEVSARLGPAAAAPWHARFRALHAEYVDAGLTVVDGIHETLAAISLPTCVASSGSHDKMRHTLGRTGLYDHFAGRIFSADDPEVARGKPAPDLFLHAAARMGVRPGACVVVEDSRPGVRAARAAGMRSFGYAGGVTPAQWLAGPDTVVFQDMRDLPELLSRAVGA is encoded by the coding sequence GTGAGCGAGCCAATAGAACTGATTGTCTTCGACTGCGACGGCGTCCTGGTCGACACCGAACGCATCGCGGTCCGCGCCCTGCTCACCATGGGCCCCGAGCTGGGCTGGCCGCTCACCGAGGCCGAGATCCTCACCCGGTTCATCGGCCGCAACGCCCAGGCCATGACCGACGAGGTCAGCGCCCGCCTGGGGCCGGCGGCCGCAGCCCCGTGGCACGCCCGGTTCCGCGCCCTGCACGCGGAGTACGTCGATGCCGGACTGACGGTGGTCGACGGGATCCACGAGACCCTCGCGGCGATCTCGCTGCCGACGTGTGTGGCCTCCAGCGGCAGCCACGACAAGATGCGCCACACCCTGGGCCGCACCGGGCTGTACGACCACTTCGCCGGCCGGATCTTCAGCGCCGACGACCCCGAGGTGGCCCGGGGCAAGCCCGCCCCCGATCTGTTTCTGCACGCCGCCGCGCGCATGGGCGTACGCCCCGGGGCCTGCGTGGTCGTCGAGGACAGCCGCCCCGGGGTCAGGGCCGCCCGCGCGGCCGGGATGCGCTCCTTCGGCTACGCGGGCGGGGTCACTCCGGCGCAGTGGCTGGCGGGCCCGGACACCGTCGTCTTCCAGGACATGCGCGATCTGCCGGAGCTGCTCAGCCGGGCGGTCGGTGCGTGA
- the rox gene encoding rifampin monooxygenase produces MIDVIVVGGGPTGLMLAGELRLHGVRVVVLEKLTEPTGESRGQGLHTRSVEVMDQRGLLDRFLAVSETFQVGGFFGGIMKPWPDRLDTAHPYGVATAQPVTERLLEDRAVELGTEIRRGAEVVGLSQSDDAVTVELAGGTRLRSRYVVGCDGGRSAVRKLLGVGFPGEPATVETLLGEMEVTEDPATVAAVVAEVRRTQLRFGVAPPNEDGVCRVIVPADGVAEDRATAPTLDDFKQRLRAVAGTDFGVHSPRWLSRFGDATRQAESYRVGRVLLAGDAAHIHPPTGGQGLNLGVQDAFNLGWKLAAEVNGWAPEGLLDSYHAERHPVGARVLRNTRAQITLLGTAPGATALRELFSTLMDFEEVNRYVTEMITAIGIRYDFGEGEGEDEDEGHELLGRRLRDVQLKRGRLYELMHGGRGLLLDQTGGRLSVAGWADRVDHVVDVSEELDVPAVLLRPDGHVAWAGEDQADLLSVMPRWFGAPVTHRPPG; encoded by the coding sequence ATGATCGACGTGATCGTGGTCGGCGGCGGACCGACCGGTTTGATGCTGGCCGGGGAACTGCGGCTGCACGGCGTGCGGGTGGTCGTGCTGGAGAAGCTGACCGAGCCGACGGGGGAGTCCCGAGGGCAGGGCCTGCACACGCGCAGCGTCGAAGTGATGGACCAGCGCGGCCTGCTGGACCGGTTCCTCGCTGTCAGTGAGACGTTCCAGGTCGGCGGTTTCTTCGGCGGCATCATGAAGCCGTGGCCGGACCGGCTGGACACGGCTCACCCGTACGGCGTCGCCACCGCGCAGCCGGTCACCGAGCGGCTATTGGAGGATCGCGCCGTCGAACTCGGCACCGAGATCCGGCGCGGCGCCGAGGTGGTCGGGCTGAGCCAGTCCGATGACGCGGTGACCGTCGAGCTGGCGGGGGGCACACGGCTGCGCTCGCGTTACGTCGTCGGGTGCGACGGCGGCCGCAGCGCAGTGCGCAAGCTGCTCGGCGTCGGTTTCCCCGGCGAGCCCGCCACGGTGGAAACGCTGCTGGGTGAAATGGAGGTGACCGAGGATCCGGCGACGGTCGCCGCCGTCGTCGCGGAAGTCCGCAGGACCCAACTGCGGTTCGGTGTCGCCCCACCCAACGAGGACGGGGTGTGCCGCGTCATCGTGCCCGCCGACGGGGTGGCCGAGGACCGTGCGACCGCGCCGACCCTCGACGACTTCAAGCAGCGGCTGCGGGCCGTCGCGGGCACCGACTTCGGCGTGCACTCGCCGCGCTGGCTGTCCCGGTTCGGCGACGCCACCCGGCAGGCCGAGAGCTACCGGGTCGGCCGGGTGCTTCTGGCCGGCGACGCGGCGCACATCCACCCGCCGACCGGCGGGCAGGGCCTCAACCTCGGTGTGCAGGACGCGTTCAACCTCGGCTGGAAGCTGGCCGCCGAGGTCAACGGCTGGGCACCGGAGGGGCTGCTGGACAGCTACCACGCCGAACGGCACCCGGTGGGCGCCCGCGTGCTGCGCAACACCCGCGCGCAGATCACGCTGCTGGGCACCGCTCCGGGCGCGACCGCGCTGCGGGAGCTGTTCTCGACGCTGATGGACTTCGAGGAGGTGAACCGGTACGTGACGGAGATGATCACGGCGATCGGAATCCGCTACGACTTCGGCGAAGGCGAAGGCGAGGACGAGGACGAGGGCCACGAACTGCTCGGCCGCCGACTGCGGGACGTGCAGCTCAAGCGGGGCCGCCTCTACGAGCTGATGCACGGCGGCCGCGGGCTGCTGCTCGACCAGACCGGCGGCCGGCTCTCGGTGGCGGGCTGGGCGGACCGGGTGGACCACGTCGTCGACGTCAGCGAGGAACTGGACGTGCCCGCCGTGCTTCTGCGGCCGGACGGCCATGTGGCCTGGGCCGGCGAGGATCAGGCGGATCTGCTCAGCGTGATGCCACGCTGGTTCGGCGCACCCGTCACGCACCGACCGCCCGGCTGA
- a CDS encoding SIS domain-containing protein: MSITAEEIATQPECWQRAAALAPSAVLPAPGERVAVVGCGTSWFMAQSYAALRERVAGQGVTDAFAASEFPYGRDYDRIVAITRSGTTTEVLELLCRVRGTIRTTAVIGDPHTPITGIADDLVVLDFADEKSVVQTRFATSVLALLRAHLGQDIAPAVADARRAIGEELPEALLRAEQFSFLGTGWAYGIALEAALKMREAACAWTEAYPSMEYRHGPISITGPGRVAWAFGGLPDGLAADIARTGGVLEAGRLDPLADLVRVQRLAVAIAQARGLDPDSPRNLTRSVVLP, encoded by the coding sequence ATGTCGATCACCGCGGAAGAAATCGCCACACAGCCCGAATGCTGGCAGCGCGCCGCCGCCCTTGCCCCCTCAGCCGTCCTCCCCGCCCCGGGCGAGCGCGTCGCGGTGGTCGGCTGCGGCACCTCGTGGTTCATGGCCCAGTCGTACGCCGCGCTGCGCGAGCGCGTCGCCGGCCAGGGCGTGACGGACGCGTTCGCGGCCTCGGAGTTCCCGTACGGGCGGGATTACGACCGGATCGTGGCGATCACGCGCTCCGGGACGACCACGGAGGTGCTGGAGCTGCTGTGCCGGGTGCGCGGCACGATCCGTACGACCGCCGTCATCGGCGACCCGCACACGCCGATCACCGGTATCGCGGACGACCTGGTCGTCCTGGACTTCGCCGACGAGAAGTCGGTCGTCCAGACCCGCTTCGCGACCAGCGTCCTCGCCCTGCTCCGGGCCCATCTCGGCCAGGACATCGCCCCCGCCGTCGCCGACGCACGCCGCGCGATCGGCGAGGAACTGCCCGAAGCACTCCTGCGCGCCGAGCAGTTCAGCTTCCTCGGCACCGGCTGGGCCTACGGCATCGCCCTGGAGGCGGCGCTGAAGATGCGTGAGGCGGCCTGCGCCTGGACCGAGGCGTATCCGTCCATGGAGTACCGGCACGGCCCGATCTCGATCACCGGGCCGGGCCGGGTCGCCTGGGCGTTCGGCGGGCTGCCGGACGGGCTGGCCGCCGACATCGCCCGTACCGGCGGTGTGCTGGAGGCGGGCCGGCTCGACCCGCTCGCCGACCTGGTTCGCGTCCAGCGGCTCGCGGTCGCCATCGCGCAGGCCCGTGGCCTCGATCCGGACAGCCCGCGCAATCTGACCCGTTCCGTGGTCCTTCCATGA
- a CDS encoding class II fructose-bisphosphate aldolase yields the protein MTAAGAIGAFNIVQIEHATAIAAGAERAGFPVVMQISENTVRYHGALEPIALAALSIARAATVPVTVHLDHATDPDLVEEAVALGITSVMYDASALPYDENVATTASIARRCHRAGVRVEGELGEIGGKDGVHSPGARTDPAQAAAYVAVTGVDALAVAVGSSHAMRTRDAELDLDLIARLRDAVPVPLVLHGSSGVPEPDLVRAVAHGMRKVNIATHLNRRFTGALRTALDADPALTDSRKYVGPAREAVAAEVARLLRLLAG from the coding sequence ATGACGGCCGCAGGGGCCATCGGCGCGTTCAACATCGTCCAGATCGAGCACGCCACCGCCATCGCGGCGGGCGCGGAACGCGCCGGATTCCCCGTGGTCATGCAGATCAGCGAGAACACCGTCCGCTACCACGGCGCCCTCGAACCGATCGCGCTCGCCGCCCTGTCCATCGCCCGCGCCGCCACCGTGCCGGTCACCGTCCACCTCGACCACGCCACCGACCCCGACCTGGTCGAGGAAGCGGTCGCGCTCGGCATCACCTCGGTGATGTACGACGCCTCCGCGCTGCCGTACGACGAGAACGTCGCCACCACTGCTTCCATCGCCCGCCGCTGCCACCGCGCCGGCGTCCGCGTCGAAGGCGAACTCGGTGAGATCGGCGGCAAGGACGGCGTCCACTCCCCCGGCGCCCGTACGGATCCGGCGCAGGCCGCCGCGTACGTCGCCGTCACCGGTGTCGACGCGCTCGCCGTCGCCGTCGGCTCCTCCCACGCCATGCGCACCCGCGACGCCGAACTTGACCTCGACCTCATCGCCCGGCTCCGGGACGCCGTCCCCGTGCCGCTGGTGCTGCACGGTTCGTCGGGTGTCCCGGAGCCCGATCTCGTACGGGCGGTCGCGCACGGCATGCGCAAGGTCAATATCGCCACGCACCTCAACCGCCGCTTTACGGGGGCGCTGCGCACCGCCCTCGACGCCGACCCGGCGCTGACCGACTCCCGGAAGTACGTCGGCCCGGCCCGGGAGGCGGTGGCGGCGGAGGTCGCACGGCTGCTCAGGCTGCTGGCCGGCTAG
- the cimA gene encoding citramalate synthase — translation MTAELDDSFHVFDTTLRDGAQREGINLTVADKLTIARHLDDFGVGFIEGGWPGANPRDTEFFARAATEIDFKHAKLVAFGATRRAGGNAAEDPQVKALLDSGAPVITLVAKAHDRHVELALRTTLDENLAMVSDTVTYLRSQGRRVFVDCEHFFDGYRANPDYAKSVVRAAHEAGADVVVLCDTNGGMLPAQVQAVVGVVLADTGARLGIHAQDDTGCAVANTLAAVDAGATHVQCTANGYGERVGNSNLFPVVAALELKYGKKVLPQGALAEMTRISHAIAEVVNLTPSTHQPYVGVSAFAHKGGLHASAIKVDPALYQHIEPEQVGNTMRMLVSDMAGRASVELKGKELGVDVGTDRDAIGRVVERVKARELQGYTYEAADASFELLLREEVEGRPYRYFRVESWRAIVEDRPDGTHANEATVKLWAKGERIVATAEGNGPVNALDRAMRAGLEKIYPQLAKLELVDYKVRILEGKHGTESTTRVLITTSDGQAEWATVGVAENVIAASWQALDDAYAYGLLRAGVEPEPQA, via the coding sequence ATGACCGCCGAACTGGACGACAGCTTTCACGTCTTCGACACCACGCTGCGCGACGGCGCACAGCGCGAGGGCATCAACCTCACCGTCGCCGACAAGCTGACGATCGCCCGGCACCTGGACGACTTCGGGGTGGGCTTCATCGAGGGCGGCTGGCCCGGCGCCAACCCCCGCGACACCGAGTTCTTCGCCCGCGCCGCCACCGAGATCGACTTCAAGCACGCCAAGCTCGTCGCCTTCGGCGCCACCCGCCGGGCCGGCGGCAACGCGGCCGAAGACCCGCAGGTCAAGGCGCTGCTCGACTCCGGCGCGCCGGTGATCACGCTGGTCGCCAAGGCCCACGACCGCCATGTCGAGCTCGCCCTGCGCACCACACTCGACGAGAACCTGGCCATGGTCAGCGACACCGTCACCTACCTGCGCTCCCAGGGCCGCCGCGTCTTCGTCGACTGCGAGCACTTCTTCGACGGCTACCGCGCCAACCCCGACTACGCCAAGTCCGTGGTCCGCGCCGCCCACGAGGCCGGCGCCGACGTGGTCGTCCTCTGCGACACCAACGGAGGCATGCTCCCGGCGCAGGTCCAGGCCGTCGTCGGCGTCGTACTCGCCGACACCGGCGCCCGCCTGGGCATCCACGCCCAGGATGACACCGGCTGCGCCGTCGCCAACACCCTGGCCGCCGTGGACGCCGGCGCGACCCACGTCCAGTGCACCGCCAACGGCTACGGCGAGCGGGTCGGCAACTCCAACCTCTTCCCGGTCGTCGCCGCCCTGGAGCTCAAGTACGGCAAGAAGGTGCTGCCGCAGGGCGCGCTGGCCGAGATGACCCGTATCTCGCACGCCATCGCCGAGGTCGTCAACCTCACCCCGTCCACCCACCAGCCCTACGTCGGCGTCTCCGCCTTCGCACACAAGGGAGGCCTGCACGCCTCGGCCATCAAGGTCGACCCCGCCCTGTACCAGCACATCGAACCCGAGCAGGTCGGCAACACCATGCGGATGCTCGTCTCCGACATGGCCGGCCGGGCCTCCGTCGAGCTCAAGGGCAAGGAACTCGGCGTCGACGTCGGCACCGACCGCGACGCCATCGGCCGTGTCGTCGAGCGCGTCAAGGCCCGCGAACTCCAGGGCTACACCTACGAAGCGGCCGACGCCTCCTTCGAACTGCTGCTCCGCGAAGAGGTCGAGGGCCGCCCCTACCGCTACTTCCGGGTGGAATCCTGGCGCGCCATCGTCGAGGACCGCCCCGACGGCACCCACGCCAACGAAGCCACCGTCAAGCTCTGGGCCAAGGGCGAGCGCATCGTCGCCACCGCCGAGGGCAACGGCCCGGTCAACGCCCTGGACCGCGCCATGCGCGCCGGCCTGGAGAAGATCTACCCCCAGCTCGCCAAGCTGGAGCTCGTCGACTACAAGGTTCGCATCCTTGAGGGCAAGCACGGCACGGAGTCCACGACCCGCGTGCTGATCACCACGAGCGACGGCCAGGCCGAGTGGGCCACGGTCGGCGTCGCCGAGAACGTCATCGCCGCGTCCTGGCAGGCCCTGGACGACGCGTACGCGTACGGGCTGCTGCGTGCGGGCGTGGAGCCGGAGCCGCAGGCCTAG
- a CDS encoding phospholipase D-like domain-containing protein gives MHPTVTRHARRIATAATALLALAGTALATAIPANAASYGIIVQPDQGITPIYTLINSATSTLDLTLYELVDTTAEQDLVARENAGVDVRVVLDSRQKSTNQAAYTYLVNNGVGVAWSSSKYYYTHEKSFAIDGTKLVVMSGNLTTQYYSADRNYSVTDTDTADITAFETVFDADYAGTTVTPGDGDHLVWSPTDSQSKLLALISGAKSTLLVENQEMGYATIVNALVAAAARGVSVKVVMTNSGDDYASEFDTLTAGGVSVSTYADTASLYIHAKAIVADYGLSSLKTFVGSQNFSSTSLNSNRELGIILTSTVVANGVEPVIASDYAGGTVWS, from the coding sequence GTGCACCCCACCGTCACCCGCCACGCCCGCCGTATAGCCACCGCCGCCACCGCACTGCTGGCCCTCGCCGGCACCGCCCTGGCCACCGCGATCCCGGCCAACGCCGCGTCGTACGGCATCATCGTCCAGCCGGACCAGGGCATCACACCCATCTACACCCTGATCAACTCCGCGACGTCCACCCTCGACCTCACCCTCTACGAACTGGTCGACACCACCGCCGAGCAGGACCTGGTCGCCAGGGAGAACGCCGGAGTCGATGTCCGCGTGGTCCTCGACTCGCGGCAGAAGAGCACCAACCAGGCCGCGTACACCTACCTCGTCAACAACGGTGTCGGGGTCGCCTGGTCGAGCAGCAAGTACTACTACACGCACGAGAAGTCCTTCGCGATCGACGGCACCAAGCTCGTCGTCATGAGCGGCAACCTCACCACCCAGTACTACTCCGCCGACCGCAACTACAGCGTCACGGACACCGACACCGCGGACATCACCGCCTTCGAGACGGTCTTCGACGCCGACTACGCGGGGACCACCGTCACCCCCGGCGACGGCGACCACCTGGTCTGGAGCCCCACCGACTCCCAGTCCAAGCTCCTCGCCCTGATCAGCGGGGCCAAGAGCACACTCCTGGTCGAGAACCAGGAGATGGGGTACGCGACCATCGTCAACGCCCTGGTCGCCGCCGCCGCGCGCGGGGTCTCGGTCAAGGTCGTCATGACCAACAGCGGCGACGACTACGCCAGTGAGTTCGACACCCTCACCGCGGGCGGCGTCAGCGTCAGCACCTACGCGGACACCGCCTCGCTCTACATCCACGCCAAGGCGATTGTCGCCGACTACGGCCTGTCCAGCCTGAAGACCTTCGTCGGCTCGCAGAACTTCTCCTCCACCTCCCTCAACAGCAACCGCGAGCTGGGCATCATCCTCACCAGCACGGTCGTGGCGAACGGCGTCGAGCCGGTGATCGCCTCCGACTACGCCGGCGGCACCGTCTGGTCGTAA
- a CDS encoding TetR family transcriptional regulator C-terminal domain-containing protein produces MAAAMQTIAERGLSELTIAGLGRQVGMSSGHVLYYFGSKDELLLQTLEWSEEQLGHERRKALARRETPRERLEAVIDLYLPDGRRDPRWTLWSEVWNRTSAVEEVLLRQLELELVWHRDLVALLAEGISRGDFRPVDPERFTVRLRALLDGFGVPLVVGLPGTDRDDVLAHIKEFLDEALLPRA; encoded by the coding sequence ATGGCCGCCGCCATGCAGACCATCGCCGAGCGCGGGCTGTCCGAGCTGACCATAGCGGGGCTCGGCCGCCAGGTCGGCATGAGCAGCGGCCACGTCCTCTACTACTTCGGCAGCAAGGACGAGCTGCTGCTCCAGACCCTGGAGTGGAGCGAGGAGCAGCTCGGCCACGAGCGCCGCAAGGCCCTGGCCCGCCGCGAGACGCCCCGCGAGCGGCTGGAGGCGGTCATCGACCTCTACCTGCCCGACGGCCGCCGCGACCCGCGCTGGACGCTGTGGTCCGAGGTCTGGAACCGGACCTCGGCGGTCGAGGAGGTCCTGCTGCGCCAGCTCGAACTGGAACTGGTCTGGCACCGCGACCTCGTGGCCCTGCTCGCCGAGGGCATCTCCCGGGGCGACTTCCGCCCCGTCGACCCCGAGCGCTTCACGGTCCGGCTGCGCGCGCTCCTCGACGGCTTCGGGGTCCCGCTGGTCGTCGGCCTGCCCGGCACCGACCGCGACGATGTGCTGGCGCACATCAAGGAGTTCCTCGACGAGGCTCTCCTGCCGCGCGCATAG
- a CDS encoding agmatine deiminase family protein, protein MSNFPAADGFSMPAEWAPHERTWMAWPSPSVTFEDDADLEESRDAWGEVARTIARFEPVTVVARPQDAPQARDWLGSRVEVVTAPLDDAWMRDMGPTFLTGGGGLAAADWTFNGWGAQEWAAWEHDSGIGALVAEWAGARRYATSFVNEGGGIHVDGEGTVLLTETVQLDPGRNPGWTREQVERELHGFLGTTQAIWLSRGLTADYGRFGTRGHVDIVAAFVRPGVVVVHSQQDPAHPDHAVSQEVIGRLRASTDARGRQLEVVELPAPEVQRVDGELVDYSYVNHYLCNGAVILCAFDDPADKINATIFQELFPDREVVLVDARTIFAHGGGIHCITQQQPKA, encoded by the coding sequence ATGAGCAACTTCCCGGCTGCCGACGGCTTCTCGATGCCCGCCGAGTGGGCCCCGCACGAGCGCACCTGGATGGCCTGGCCGTCCCCGAGCGTCACCTTCGAGGACGACGCCGACCTGGAGGAGTCCCGCGACGCGTGGGGCGAAGTGGCCCGTACGATCGCCCGCTTCGAGCCGGTGACCGTCGTGGCCCGCCCGCAGGACGCGCCTCAGGCCCGTGACTGGCTGGGCAGCAGGGTCGAGGTGGTCACGGCGCCGCTCGACGACGCCTGGATGCGGGACATGGGCCCCACCTTCCTCACCGGCGGCGGCGGGCTCGCCGCCGCCGACTGGACGTTCAACGGCTGGGGCGCCCAGGAATGGGCCGCCTGGGAGCACGACTCCGGGATCGGCGCACTCGTGGCCGAGTGGGCCGGCGCCCGCCGCTACGCGACCTCCTTCGTCAACGAGGGCGGCGGTATCCACGTCGACGGCGAGGGCACGGTGCTGCTCACCGAGACCGTCCAGCTCGACCCGGGCCGCAACCCCGGCTGGACCCGCGAGCAGGTCGAGCGGGAGCTGCACGGCTTCCTGGGCACAACACAAGCGATATGGCTGAGCCGGGGCCTCACCGCCGACTACGGGCGCTTCGGCACCCGGGGCCATGTCGACATCGTCGCCGCCTTCGTCAGGCCCGGTGTGGTCGTCGTCCACAGCCAGCAGGACCCGGCCCACCCCGACCACGCGGTGTCCCAGGAGGTCATCGGTCGGCTCCGCGCCTCCACCGACGCCCGGGGCCGACAGCTGGAGGTCGTCGAGCTGCCCGCCCCCGAGGTCCAGCGGGTGGACGGAGAGCTGGTCGACTACTCGTACGTCAACCACTACCTCTGCAACGGAGCCGTCATCCTCTGCGCCTTCGACGACCCGGCGGACAAGATCAACGCGACGATCTTCCAGGAGCTCTTCCCGGACCGCGAGGTCGTGCTGGTGGACGCCCGTACGATCTTCGCCCACGGGGGTGGTATTCATTGCATAACGCAGCAGCAGCCCAAGGCCTGA
- a CDS encoding urease subunit alpha: MTVIDPHEYAAVHGARAGDRVRLGDSGLVVRVESDSQRPGDEFLAGFGKTARDGLHLKAAAVRETCDVVISNVLVIDTAVGIRKVSIGIREGRIHAIGRAGNPDTLDGVDVVVGTGTSIVSGEGLIATAGAVDTHVHLLSPRIMEASLASGVTTVIGQEFGPVWGVGVNSPWALRHAFNSFDAWPVNVGFLGRGSSSDPAPLVEALAEGGASGFKVHEDMGAHTRALDTALRVAEEHDVQVALHSDGLNECLSVEDTLSVLDGRTIHAFHIEGCGGGHVPNVLKMAGVPNVIGSSTNPTLPFGRDAVAEHYGMIVSVHGLKPDLPGDAAMARDRIRAGTMGAEDVLHDLGAIGITSSDAQGMGRAGETVRRTFAMAGKMKAELGPLEGDGPDDDNARVLRYMAKLTINPAIAHGLAHEVGSIEVGKLADLVLWRPQYFGAKPQMVLKSGFPAYGVTGDPNAATDTCEPLVLGPLFGAHGATAADLSVAFVARAAVESEADRIPTRRRRVAVRGTRGIGPADLVLNSRTGQVDVDGRTGLVTLDGAPMRSEPADQVSLSRLYFL, translated from the coding sequence ATGACCGTGATCGATCCCCACGAGTACGCGGCCGTGCACGGTGCCCGCGCCGGCGACCGGGTCCGGCTCGGCGACTCGGGCCTGGTAGTCCGCGTCGAGTCCGACTCGCAGCGGCCAGGCGACGAGTTTCTGGCCGGCTTCGGCAAGACCGCCCGCGACGGGCTGCACCTCAAGGCCGCCGCCGTCCGGGAGACCTGCGATGTGGTGATCAGCAATGTGCTGGTCATCGACACGGCGGTGGGCATCCGCAAGGTGTCCATCGGCATCCGCGAGGGCCGGATCCATGCCATAGGGCGAGCCGGCAACCCCGACACCCTGGACGGTGTCGACGTCGTGGTCGGCACCGGCACCTCGATCGTGTCCGGTGAGGGACTCATCGCCACCGCGGGGGCCGTGGACACCCATGTCCATCTGCTCTCGCCCCGGATCATGGAGGCCTCGCTGGCCTCGGGCGTGACCACGGTGATCGGCCAGGAGTTCGGCCCGGTGTGGGGCGTCGGCGTCAACTCGCCGTGGGCCCTGCGCCACGCCTTCAACTCCTTCGACGCCTGGCCGGTCAACGTCGGCTTCCTGGGCCGGGGCTCGTCCTCCGACCCGGCCCCGCTGGTCGAGGCACTGGCCGAGGGCGGTGCGTCCGGCTTCAAGGTGCACGAGGACATGGGCGCCCACACCCGCGCCCTGGACACGGCACTTCGGGTCGCCGAGGAGCACGACGTCCAGGTCGCCCTGCACAGCGACGGGCTGAACGAGTGCCTGTCGGTCGAGGACACCCTGTCTGTCCTCGACGGCCGGACGATCCACGCCTTCCACATCGAGGGCTGCGGCGGCGGACATGTGCCGAACGTGCTGAAGATGGCGGGCGTGCCCAATGTCATCGGCTCGTCCACCAACCCCACCCTGCCCTTCGGGCGGGACGCGGTCGCCGAGCACTACGGGATGATCGTCTCCGTGCACGGCCTCAAGCCGGACCTGCCGGGCGATGCCGCCATGGCCCGGGACCGGATCCGCGCCGGGACGATGGGCGCCGAGGACGTGCTGCACGACCTGGGCGCGATCGGCATCACCTCCTCCGATGCCCAGGGCATGGGCCGGGCGGGTGAGACCGTACGCCGCACCTTCGCGATGGCCGGCAAGATGAAGGCCGAGCTCGGGCCCCTGGAAGGGGACGGGCCGGACGACGACAACGCGCGCGTGCTGCGTTACATGGCCAAGCTCACCATCAACCCGGCGATCGCCCATGGCCTGGCCCATGAGGTCGGCTCGATCGAGGTCGGCAAGCTCGCCGACCTCGTGCTGTGGCGGCCCCAGTACTTCGGGGCCAAGCCGCAGATGGTGCTGAAGTCCGGCTTCCCGGCCTATGGCGTCACCGGTGACCCAAACGCCGCGACCGACACCTGCGAGCCGCTGGTGCTCGGCCCGCTGTTCGGGGCGCACGGCGCGACGGCCGCCGACCTCTCGGTCGCCTTCGTCGCCCGCGCCGCCGTGGAGTCCGAGGCCGACCGGATACCGACCCGCCGCCGCCGGGTCGCCGTCCGGGGCACCCGGGGCATCGGCCCGGCCGACCTCGTCCTCAACTCCCGTACCGGGCAGGTGGATGTGGACGGCCGCACCGGACTGGTGACTCTCGACGGCGCCCCCATGCGCTCCGAGCCGGCCGACCAGGTCTCCCTCAGCCGCCTGTACTTCTTGTGA
- the ureA gene encoding urease subunit gamma — protein MRLTPTERDRLLLFGAAELARARRARGLRLNVPEATALIADTVCEAARDGARLAEAIEAGRGVLGPDDVLPGVADIVTEVMVEAVFDDGSRLAVISDPIGGGSLGEAAPGAVLPGPACAEPASAVLVTVRNTASVPVSVTSHFHFFEANPRLDFDRAAAYGMRLNVPAGSSVRFGIGEEHQVGLVPIGGARVAIGFAGLVDGPLDAPGAKEEALRRAAACGYLGAEAGAER, from the coding sequence ATGCGGTTGACCCCGACGGAACGCGACCGCCTGCTGCTGTTCGGCGCGGCGGAGCTGGCCCGGGCGCGGCGGGCCAGAGGCCTGCGGCTCAACGTGCCGGAGGCCACCGCGCTCATCGCGGACACGGTCTGCGAGGCGGCGCGGGACGGAGCCCGCCTCGCAGAGGCGATCGAGGCGGGCCGCGGCGTGCTCGGCCCGGACGACGTACTGCCCGGCGTCGCCGACATCGTCACCGAGGTGATGGTCGAGGCGGTCTTCGACGACGGCTCCCGGCTCGCCGTGATCTCCGACCCGATCGGCGGCGGTTCCCTGGGGGAGGCGGCCCCGGGCGCGGTGCTGCCGGGCCCGGCCTGCGCCGAGCCCGCCTCAGCCGTGCTGGTGACGGTGCGGAACACCGCGTCGGTGCCGGTCAGTGTCACCTCGCACTTCCACTTCTTCGAGGCCAACCCCCGGCTGGACTTCGATCGCGCCGCTGCCTACGGCATGCGGCTCAATGTCCCGGCCGGCTCCTCCGTCCGCTTCGGCATCGGAGAGGAACACCAGGTCGGGCTGGTGCCCATCGGCGGTGCCCGCGTCGCCATCGGCTTCGCCGGACTGGTCGACGGACCGCTGGACGCGCCCGGTGCGAAGGAAGAGGCGCTGCGCCGCGCGGCCGCCTGCGGCTACCTGGGAGCGGAAGCAGGAGCAGAGCGATGA